One genomic region from Sphingobacterium sp. UGAL515B_05 encodes:
- the rfbB gene encoding dTDP-glucose 4,6-dehydratase: protein MNKTILITGGAGFIGSHVVREFVLKYPEYQIVNLDALTYAGNLENLKDIEHLSNYTFVKADITDQQAVSAIFQEYRPDGIIHLAAESHVDRSIVDPMAFVMTNVIGTVNLLNAAKTIWKDNFEGKRFHHVSTDEVFGALGDTGFFTEETNYDPHSPYSASKASSDHFVRAYHDTYGLPIVLTNCSNNYGPNHFPEKLIPLCIHNILNHKSLPVYGNGKYTRDWLYVIDHAKAIDLVFHEGKNGDSYNVGGFNEWQNIDLIKELCKQMDEKLGRIQGSSEELITFVKDRPGHDLRYAIDATKINKELGWKPSVTFEEGLSRTIDWFLANQEWLDHVTSGDYKKYYDNQYKEA, encoded by the coding sequence ATGAATAAAACAATTTTAATTACCGGAGGGGCGGGCTTTATAGGCTCACACGTTGTCCGTGAGTTTGTGTTAAAGTATCCCGAATATCAGATCGTTAATCTGGACGCTTTGACCTATGCGGGTAATCTGGAGAATTTAAAGGATATAGAGCATTTGTCTAATTATACCTTTGTTAAGGCGGATATTACGGACCAGCAGGCTGTATCAGCTATTTTTCAGGAATACCGACCAGACGGTATTATCCATTTGGCCGCGGAGTCGCATGTCGATCGTTCAATTGTCGATCCAATGGCTTTCGTTATGACTAACGTGATTGGAACGGTCAATTTATTGAATGCGGCCAAGACAATTTGGAAGGATAATTTTGAAGGAAAGCGATTTCATCATGTGTCAACGGATGAGGTGTTTGGAGCGCTCGGTGATACCGGATTTTTTACGGAAGAAACAAACTATGATCCACATTCACCGTATTCGGCATCCAAAGCAAGTTCAGATCATTTTGTACGGGCTTACCATGATACCTACGGCCTGCCTATTGTGTTGACAAACTGTTCAAACAACTATGGGCCGAATCATTTTCCGGAGAAATTGATTCCTTTGTGCATTCATAATATTTTAAATCATAAATCGCTACCTGTTTATGGTAATGGAAAATATACCCGCGATTGGTTATACGTAATCGATCATGCAAAAGCCATCGATCTCGTTTTTCATGAAGGGAAAAATGGCGATTCCTATAACGTGGGTGGATTCAATGAATGGCAAAATATAGATCTGATCAAAGAGCTATGCAAACAGATGGATGAGAAATTGGGGCGTATCCAAGGCTCTTCGGAAGAGTTGATTACCTTTGTTAAGGACCGACCAGGGCATGATTTGCGTTATGCGATTGATGCAACAAAGATCAATAAGGAATTGGGGTGGAAGCCTTCAGTAACCTTTGAAGAAGGTTTGTCACGGACCATAGACTGGTTTTTGGCTAATCAGGAATGGTTGGACCATGTGACATCTGGAGATTATAAAAAATATTACG
- a CDS encoding nucleoside-diphosphate sugar epimerase/dehydratase, which translates to MMGSLGDLRRRLRKDNPRWVILMIDMWFVFASYVFSNFVVNNFKGVFDIELMLKKVVVILPIYFIMFLGYDTFRGIVRQTGIRDTIKIFKTVGSAYVILMLLTLIIKAIFDKGTMAGDYLRLSYGVLTMQACILLVIMVGARVVYRTIYEYLFLPARKGENVLIFGASRPGLVSFSLLKEDPRTKYQVVAFVEDKISRIGKRLAGIKIKDITEITRDYVEKCQITQVIIAVENNDPERLEYVSDWFQNIGLELKIMPPARILLNSGAKREIRPLKIEDLLGRKPIKLDHPEIEQEMQGKVILVTGAAGSIGSELARQIARRHYKKLILLDQAESALYDIQQSIKATLPEDMHCVVGDVRNYAFMQNIFAHYKPDLVFHAAAYKHVPLMEANPYESIQTNVLGSKNVADLCMQYGTKKMVMVSTDKAVNPTNVMGATKRMAEIYVSSCSGKSNTSFIITRFGNVLGSNGSVIPLFEKQMAEGGPLTLTHPEITRFFMTIPEACQLVQEAGVMGKGGEIFVFDMGKSVKIIDLAKRMIKLKGYRYPEDIDIKIVGLRPGEKIYEELLANNENTVKTHHPKIMIAKVNHDELLLKAERINAICQQILDADTHLPDFMELVAGMKQIVPEFKSQNSEYEVLDSTEEKEEIKLANETPVEVPVYSLVKNVL; encoded by the coding sequence ATGATGGGTTCTCTAGGAGATTTAAGAAGACGCCTGAGAAAGGACAATCCACGATGGGTCATTTTAATGATCGATATGTGGTTTGTATTTGCAAGCTACGTCTTTTCTAATTTTGTGGTCAATAACTTTAAGGGTGTATTTGATATTGAATTGATGCTGAAGAAAGTTGTCGTCATATTGCCGATATATTTCATAATGTTTTTAGGTTATGATACTTTTCGGGGTATTGTTCGGCAGACGGGCATTCGGGATACCATTAAAATCTTTAAGACAGTTGGTTCTGCCTATGTGATTTTAATGCTGTTAACCTTAATTATCAAAGCTATTTTTGATAAAGGTACGATGGCAGGAGACTATCTTCGTTTATCCTATGGCGTGTTGACCATGCAGGCTTGTATTCTTCTTGTCATTATGGTGGGTGCGCGCGTGGTTTACCGTACTATTTATGAGTATCTTTTTTTACCGGCAAGAAAAGGTGAGAATGTGCTGATATTTGGAGCTTCAAGACCAGGGTTAGTATCATTCTCCTTATTGAAGGAGGATCCGAGAACGAAGTATCAAGTAGTTGCTTTTGTGGAAGATAAAATATCGCGAATAGGAAAGCGATTGGCTGGAATAAAAATTAAAGATATTACTGAAATCACAAGGGACTATGTTGAGAAATGCCAAATTACTCAGGTCATCATTGCTGTAGAAAATAACGACCCCGAGCGTTTGGAGTATGTATCAGACTGGTTCCAAAATATTGGTCTTGAACTCAAGATCATGCCTCCGGCACGAATCTTACTTAATTCAGGAGCGAAACGTGAAATCAGGCCATTGAAGATTGAAGATTTATTGGGACGCAAGCCAATTAAATTGGATCATCCAGAAATTGAACAAGAGATGCAGGGTAAAGTCATCTTGGTGACCGGTGCCGCTGGATCTATCGGTTCGGAACTAGCCCGTCAGATCGCCAGACGTCATTATAAAAAATTAATCTTGCTGGATCAAGCTGAATCAGCATTGTATGATATACAGCAGTCTATTAAGGCTACATTGCCCGAAGATATGCATTGTGTAGTCGGTGATGTGCGTAATTATGCATTCATGCAGAATATATTTGCACACTATAAACCCGATTTGGTATTTCATGCAGCGGCCTATAAGCACGTGCCTTTAATGGAGGCAAACCCCTACGAGTCAATTCAGACGAATGTTTTAGGAAGTAAAAATGTAGCCGATCTGTGTATGCAATATGGGACTAAAAAAATGGTTATGGTGTCTACGGATAAGGCTGTTAACCCAACCAATGTGATGGGGGCGACCAAACGTATGGCCGAGATTTACGTGAGCAGCTGCAGCGGTAAATCCAATACCAGTTTTATCATTACACGTTTTGGAAATGTACTGGGTTCAAATGGTTCTGTCATTCCGCTTTTTGAAAAGCAAATGGCAGAGGGAGGGCCGCTGACGTTGACCCATCCTGAAATCACCCGTTTCTTTATGACGATCCCTGAAGCATGTCAATTGGTACAGGAGGCTGGTGTGATGGGAAAAGGGGGCGAGATTTTTGTGTTCGATATGGGTAAGTCTGTTAAAATAATTGATTTAGCAAAACGGATGATCAAGCTGAAAGGTTATCGTTACCCAGAAGATATCGATATAAAAATTGTTGGATTACGTCCAGGAGAGAAAATTTATGAAGAATTGTTGGCGAATAATGAGAATACCGTGAAGACTCATCATCCTAAAATCATGATCGCAAAAGTGAATCACGATGAATTGCTGCTTAAAGCAGAACGTATCAATGCGATCTGCCAGCAGATTTTGGATGCGGATACCCATTTGCCAGATTTTATGGAGCTTGTTGCCGGAATGAAGCAGATTGTTCCGGAGTTTAAATCTCAAAATTCCGAATACGAAGTGTTGGATTCAACTGAAGAGAAGGAAGAGATCAAATTGGCGAATGAGACACCTGTAGAGGTGCCCGTTTATTCTTTAGTAAAGAATGTATTATAA
- a CDS encoding tyrosine-protein phosphatase, with amino-acid sequence MGFFSNLFGKKTSSIRSLAQLEFLEVDMHNHLLPGIDDGSDSVQQSLHYIQQLQRLGLKKFICTPHIMAGVHQNTKFSIEHAKDSLVEGLKKSGNDIDIFGAAEHMIDENLPLLIRENELCVMPGGYVLIEMSYLSESKALFHTIRDIQKLGYKPILAHPERYNYYHSNFNIYKQIKDAGCLLQLNLLSLSRYYGVDVKAIAMTLLKSGMYDFVGTDLHHQRHLDALKNIVEKYPIREMLKTSPILNETLLDHITQHKAQVIAG; translated from the coding sequence ATGGGATTTTTTAGCAACCTGTTTGGGAAAAAGACTTCATCCATTCGCTCTTTGGCGCAGTTGGAATTTCTAGAAGTAGATATGCATAATCATCTGTTACCAGGCATTGATGATGGGAGCGATTCTGTCCAACAATCCTTACATTATATCCAGCAACTTCAACGCCTAGGACTTAAAAAGTTTATCTGTACACCACATATTATGGCTGGCGTTCATCAAAACACCAAGTTCAGTATTGAGCATGCGAAAGATTCCCTTGTTGAGGGGCTTAAAAAGTCCGGCAATGATATCGATATATTCGGGGCTGCCGAACATATGATTGACGAAAACCTCCCTTTATTAATTCGTGAAAATGAATTGTGCGTCATGCCCGGTGGTTATGTGCTGATCGAGATGTCATACCTTTCGGAATCGAAAGCTTTATTCCACACGATTAGAGATATTCAAAAATTAGGGTATAAACCCATTCTTGCACATCCCGAGCGCTATAATTATTACCATAGTAATTTTAATATTTATAAGCAAATTAAAGATGCAGGTTGTCTGCTACAGTTAAATCTTCTTTCATTAAGCCGATATTATGGCGTCGATGTGAAAGCCATTGCTATGACCCTTTTGAAATCAGGCATGTATGATTTTGTGGGAACCGACCTACACCATCAGCGCCATCTGGACGCTTTAAAAAATATTGTCGAGAAATATCCCATCCGTGAGATGTTGAAAACTTCACCGATTTTAAATGAAACGCTTCTTGATCATATCACACAGCATAAAGCACAAGTTATTGCCGGATAA
- a CDS encoding UDP-glucuronic acid decarboxylase family protein: protein MYNLKKRILVSGGAGFIGSHLCERLLKDGNEVVCMDNFFTGDKSNIVHLLQNPYFELVRHDVTEPFLAEVDEIYNLACPASPVHYQYNPIKTIKTSVMGAINMLGLAKRVNARVLQASTSEVYGDPKVHPQQESYWGNVNPIGIRSCYDEGKRCAETLFMDYHRQHHIAIKIVRIFNTYGPRMHPQDGRVVSNFIMQALQHKDITIYGEGNQTRSFQYVDDLVEGMIRMMATEKSFIGPVNIGNPNEFTILQLAEQVILQTGSKSKIKFLPLPQDDPQQRKPDIELAKKSLSWNPTVQLEEGLSKTIAYFKTCL from the coding sequence ATGTATAACCTAAAAAAAAGAATTCTAGTTTCGGGTGGAGCTGGATTTATAGGTTCCCATCTTTGTGAACGTTTATTGAAGGATGGGAATGAAGTGGTTTGTATGGACAATTTTTTTACCGGGGATAAATCGAATATTGTTCATTTGCTACAGAATCCCTATTTCGAGCTTGTACGGCACGACGTGACGGAGCCTTTTTTGGCTGAGGTTGACGAAATATATAATCTGGCTTGTCCTGCAAGTCCGGTACACTATCAGTACAATCCAATTAAAACCATTAAAACTTCGGTGATGGGAGCAATCAATATGCTTGGGCTTGCAAAGCGGGTTAACGCACGCGTTTTACAAGCTTCTACCAGCGAAGTATATGGTGACCCGAAGGTTCATCCGCAGCAAGAAAGCTATTGGGGAAATGTAAATCCTATCGGTATTCGATCCTGCTATGATGAGGGAAAGCGATGTGCGGAAACGCTATTTATGGATTATCATCGTCAACATCATATTGCTATAAAGATTGTCCGCATTTTTAATACTTATGGCCCACGTATGCATCCTCAAGATGGAAGGGTGGTATCCAACTTTATTATGCAAGCTTTACAGCATAAGGATATTACCATTTATGGTGAAGGAAATCAGACCCGCAGTTTTCAATATGTAGATGACCTGGTGGAAGGAATGATTCGAATGATGGCTACTGAAAAGTCTTTTATCGGCCCGGTAAACATCGGTAATCCAAATGAATTCACGATACTACAATTGGCGGAGCAAGTGATTCTCCAAACTGGATCAAAATCAAAGATTAAGTTTTTGCCCTTGCCACAAGACGACCCGCAACAACGAAAACCAGACATTGAACTTGCGAAGAAAAGCTTGAGCTGGAATCCTACAGTTCAGCTGGAAGAAGGACTGTCGAAGACAATAGCATATTTTAAAACATGTTTATAA
- a CDS encoding hybrid sensor histidine kinase/response regulator gives MEIDFSMYNILILEDSELNLFVLKEILEREHFNVFSASGAKGAFENLQQQRIDLILMDVMMGNTNGFDLTKELKSMELYKHIPVLFITNLKSPDDVVRGFDSGGVDYIPKPFNKKELLQRIKHQIKLIESGHTIAMQTAQLQEAILNRDRMYAILAHDLRSPISSLKMILNILTMSPEGSNTGYGDMINTGNDIAEQLFSVLDNLLKWTKNSLGVLSYMPQEIELDEMIKGVVETLQPTAKLKNIEIQLALQSGLQIFFDADIMKSILRNLLINAVKFSHEDSLIKLNLNRDGDDVVVEFIDTGVGMSVDAQHQLQQQIMEEGKITPMREKGKGLGLWVVYHFIHQNGGAFFFESEENVGSRFGFRIPLMDTASHQ, from the coding sequence ATGGAAATCGATTTTTCAATGTATAATATTCTGATCTTAGAGGATTCTGAGCTAAATCTTTTTGTGCTAAAAGAGATTTTAGAACGGGAGCACTTCAACGTATTCTCCGCTTCCGGTGCTAAAGGGGCATTTGAAAATTTGCAACAGCAGAGGATAGATCTTATTTTAATGGATGTCATGATGGGGAATACGAACGGATTTGATCTAACAAAGGAGCTGAAATCCATGGAGCTGTATAAGCATATTCCAGTTTTATTTATTACAAACTTAAAATCTCCGGATGATGTTGTGCGTGGATTTGATAGTGGCGGTGTAGATTATATTCCGAAGCCTTTCAATAAAAAGGAATTACTTCAGCGCATCAAACATCAAATCAAGCTTATTGAATCGGGCCATACAATTGCGATGCAGACAGCACAGCTTCAGGAAGCGATATTAAACCGCGATAGAATGTATGCTATTCTTGCTCACGATCTACGAAGTCCGATTTCTTCACTCAAAATGATCTTAAATATTTTGACCATGAGTCCTGAGGGAAGTAATACTGGTTATGGAGATATGATCAATACGGGCAATGACATTGCGGAACAACTTTTCAGCGTTTTGGACAATCTACTTAAATGGACCAAAAACAGCTTGGGTGTATTGAGTTATATGCCACAAGAAATTGAACTCGATGAAATGATCAAAGGTGTGGTGGAGACACTTCAGCCTACAGCTAAATTAAAAAATATTGAAATTCAATTAGCATTACAATCCGGATTACAAATCTTTTTTGATGCGGATATCATGAAAAGTATCTTAAGAAATCTTTTGATAAATGCGGTGAAGTTTAGCCATGAAGATTCCTTGATTAAGCTCAACTTAAACCGAGATGGAGATGATGTTGTTGTTGAATTTATCGATACGGGGGTAGGAATGAGTGTGGATGCACAACACCAACTGCAACAGCAGATAATGGAAGAGGGAAAGATAACCCCTATGCGGGAGAAAGGTAAAGGTTTAGGTCTATGGGTAGTTTACCATTTTATCCATCAAAATGGTGGAGCATTCTTTTTTGAGTCGGAAGAAAATGTTGGCTCCCGTTTCGGTTTTCGTATTCCGCTAATGGACACAGCATCTCATCAGTAA
- a CDS encoding endonuclease/exonuclease/phosphatase family protein — MTRDIEFRPVSISRLLVGIVILLMAILASLSFLALLISPQTTVIFQWIGVLLPALICGNFLFFIIGLYKRSWYSICPLIALLANFHYFIKVIQINGIAQTETSDIRFASYNVREFKMIYNLSSMQQIASYIDSQRVNTLCLQEVPADCSVSELKQSFGQFQYFIITGSKSGQNQLAILSKFPLDSVQVVSFKERPNCALFADLSLKDKKIRIGTCHLQTTNWNQVKRDLLPAENTTFKWWNAIKTMSENFRLRGGQADYLRNLIDQSSFPTLICGDFNNSPNSYSYHKIKGNLKDAFREAGNGYGYTYSNLMKLFRIDFVFFSGATFQAVNYRTGDVDYSDHLPVLVDFKVN; from the coding sequence ATGACTAGAGATATTGAATTTAGGCCGGTGAGCATTTCCAGGTTACTGGTCGGGATTGTCATTCTATTGATGGCTATACTCGCCTCCTTGTCGTTTTTGGCTTTGCTTATTTCGCCTCAGACCACTGTTATTTTCCAATGGATTGGTGTGTTGTTACCTGCACTTATATGTGGTAATTTTCTTTTTTTTATTATCGGATTATATAAACGTAGTTGGTACAGTATTTGTCCGTTAATAGCACTATTGGCCAACTTTCATTATTTCATAAAAGTAATCCAGATAAACGGGATAGCGCAAACTGAAACATCGGACATACGTTTCGCATCTTACAACGTTCGTGAATTCAAAATGATTTATAATCTATCTTCGATGCAACAGATTGCTTCCTATATTGATTCGCAGCGGGTAAATACCTTATGTTTACAGGAAGTTCCGGCCGACTGTTCCGTATCGGAACTCAAGCAATCATTTGGCCAGTTTCAATATTTCATAATAACAGGGAGTAAATCAGGGCAGAATCAACTTGCTATCTTAAGTAAATTTCCCCTGGACTCGGTACAGGTTGTTTCGTTTAAAGAGCGGCCCAACTGTGCACTTTTTGCCGATCTTTCCCTCAAAGACAAAAAGATCAGGATCGGAACCTGTCATTTGCAGACAACAAATTGGAACCAGGTAAAAAGGGATTTACTGCCTGCTGAAAATACGACCTTTAAATGGTGGAATGCAATTAAAACAATGTCTGAAAATTTTAGATTGAGAGGTGGACAGGCTGATTATTTAAGAAATTTAATTGATCAATCTTCTTTTCCTACGCTTATTTGCGGGGACTTTAATAATAGCCCTAATTCCTATAGTTATCATAAAATTAAAGGAAATTTGAAGGATGCATTTCGCGAAGCAGGTAATGGATATGGATATACTTACAGTAATTTAATGAAGCTGTTTCGCATTGATTTTGTATTTTTTTCTGGAGCTACATTTCAGGCTGTAAATTATAGAACGGGAGATGTTGACTATAGTGATCATCTTCCTGTATTGGTTGATTTTAAAGTAAATTGA
- a CDS encoding PAS domain-containing sensor histidine kinase: MGKKILHDLKFLEKVLNMTCDTLLLVNKDNICVDAIMKTNNPVLNSDINPIGKNLLSILPQPTSALIEQEFNFCRQTGETSNLNYDLPTEEQMYYFKFLIHKFDDEHLICQYRDITQRSNMKYRLKSALTAQLEVGKVAMIGHWTYDLQQQEFTHNGYSNLRRKNLEEPEKIALQDLLPHVHPDDRKKMEAFLHNDAIEYSTFEYRIKQPDSPITYVRATKYAKRLENNIHIIDGFSQNVSDFIKNRNELEMVLAVVDNAPYSIFACHKNGTMAFANKACRQQNGLKEEEVIVDLKVFECLREFTTEEAWGLSVQKIISSSGYYQYRCDTVYPELDIIGSECSSLMIKNGNGEDIIWTIKRDISDQLRYEEQLLRSKKAAEESERLKSAFISNMNHEIRTPLSAIMGFGSIIADTPDPELRKEYGELLNANSSQLLRLITDVLEMSQMDAGKVRLKNSDVSLKGILNELSMSFLSNEEQPAIIFDIPEKELVARLDRGRVIQVLVNLINNSLKFTPPEGAIHVGYRLSNDYVEFFVKDNGIGIAKENQELIFNRFYKINSMDKGTGLGLAICKGIVEQMNGQLGVESELGQGATFSIRLPLSEQN; this comes from the coding sequence ATGGGAAAAAAAATATTACATGATTTAAAATTCTTGGAGAAAGTCTTGAATATGACTTGTGATACATTGTTGCTGGTAAACAAGGATAATATCTGCGTGGATGCGATAATGAAAACAAATAATCCGGTTTTAAATTCCGATATTAATCCAATTGGGAAAAATCTGTTGTCTATTTTACCGCAGCCAACTTCAGCTCTTATCGAACAGGAGTTTAACTTTTGCCGCCAAACAGGAGAGACTTCCAATCTAAATTATGACCTGCCTACGGAAGAGCAGATGTATTATTTCAAGTTTTTAATTCACAAATTTGATGACGAACATCTAATATGCCAATATCGGGATATCACACAGCGTAGTAACATGAAGTACCGTCTTAAATCTGCACTGACTGCCCAACTTGAGGTGGGAAAGGTCGCTATGATCGGGCATTGGACTTATGATCTGCAACAGCAGGAATTTACGCATAATGGCTATTCGAACCTTCGGAGGAAAAATCTTGAAGAGCCTGAGAAAATAGCTTTGCAAGATCTGCTCCCACATGTTCACCCAGATGATAGAAAGAAGATGGAAGCTTTTTTGCATAACGACGCTATTGAGTATAGTACATTTGAGTACCGCATAAAACAACCTGATTCGCCCATTACGTATGTACGGGCGACAAAATATGCCAAACGCCTTGAAAACAATATTCATATTATAGATGGCTTTTCTCAAAATGTAAGCGATTTCATTAAAAATCGAAATGAACTTGAAATGGTGCTTGCTGTTGTTGATAATGCACCATACAGTATTTTTGCTTGTCATAAAAATGGGACAATGGCTTTTGCGAATAAGGCATGCCGACAGCAAAATGGTCTGAAAGAAGAAGAGGTCATTGTTGACTTAAAAGTTTTTGAATGCCTGCGGGAGTTCACAACAGAAGAAGCTTGGGGCTTATCTGTGCAAAAAATCATTTCTTCTTCGGGTTATTATCAATATCGTTGTGATACGGTTTATCCAGAACTGGATATTATTGGCTCAGAATGCAGTTCGCTGATGATTAAAAATGGGAACGGTGAAGATATCATCTGGACCATTAAGCGGGATATCTCGGATCAGCTTCGTTACGAGGAGCAGCTGTTGCGTTCAAAAAAAGCTGCAGAGGAATCTGAGCGGTTAAAATCTGCATTTATCTCCAATATGAATCATGAAATCCGGACGCCGCTTAGCGCAATTATGGGCTTTGGAAGTATTATTGCCGATACGCCAGATCCTGAGCTGCGAAAGGAGTATGGGGAGCTCCTCAATGCAAATAGCAGCCAGTTGCTACGGCTAATAACGGATGTACTGGAAATGTCGCAGATGGATGCAGGCAAAGTAAGATTAAAGAATTCGGACGTGTCCCTTAAAGGAATATTGAATGAGCTTTCAATGAGTTTCTTGTCAAATGAGGAACAGCCAGCCATAATTTTTGACATTCCTGAAAAGGAATTGGTGGCAAGGCTTGATCGTGGAAGAGTGATTCAGGTACTCGTCAATTTAATTAATAACAGTTTGAAATTTACGCCACCTGAGGGTGCTATACACGTTGGTTACAGGCTAAGTAATGATTATGTAGAATTCTTTGTTAAAGATAATGGTATTGGCATAGCCAAGGAAAATCAGGAGTTGATCTTCAATAGATTTTATAAGATTAATTCAATGGATAAGGGGACGGGATTGGGGCTGGCAATTTGTAAAGGTATTGTTGAGCAGATGAATGGACAGTTGGGTGTCGAATCGGAGCTTGGACAAGGCGCTACTTTTAGCATAAGATTGCCTTTAAGCGAACAAAATTAA
- a CDS encoding glycosyltransferase family 2 protein yields the protein MSLHIVFWSALLLVLYTYIGYAILIYILARLFPYPRKERSQNSEEYELPPLTLFIAAYNESEIIPDKMLNCLELDYPKDKLNILWVIDGSTDDSLELLAKYPMVKIVGSAHRKGKTAAINHGMEYVKTPIVVFSDANCLLNAGALKIIARQFQDPTIGCVSGEKRVAFDNDDTVSSKGEGAYWKYESLLKRLDFEFYSAVGAAGELFAVRTELFAAMEEDTLLDDFMLSMRIALKGYRIAYTADAYAVEYGSLNMEEEGKRKRRIAAGGWQSIGRLLPLLNGFKFGKLSFQYISHRVLRWSVTPFALFALFPLAAILGYRCSSPFNVFSVIFVFQCVFYLCAAFGYLMRNNPNSTKLFYIPYYFLFMNINVMRGIYYLFSRSFIGGWEKSQRK from the coding sequence ATGAGTTTGCATATTGTTTTTTGGAGTGCCCTCTTGTTGGTGCTATATACCTATATCGGGTATGCTATCTTAATTTATATATTGGCAAGATTATTTCCATACCCTAGAAAGGAGAGGTCTCAAAATAGCGAAGAATATGAGCTTCCTCCATTGACACTATTTATTGCAGCCTACAATGAGTCAGAAATAATTCCAGATAAAATGCTGAACTGCCTTGAGCTTGATTATCCTAAAGATAAATTAAACATTCTTTGGGTTATAGATGGAAGTACTGATGATAGTCTTGAGCTGTTAGCAAAGTATCCGATGGTTAAGATTGTCGGTTCAGCTCATAGGAAAGGTAAGACAGCTGCCATTAATCACGGTATGGAATATGTGAAAACTCCAATTGTCGTCTTTAGCGATGCAAATTGTTTACTTAATGCCGGGGCGTTGAAGATTATTGCTCGCCAATTTCAAGATCCGACAATCGGCTGTGTCTCGGGTGAAAAAAGAGTGGCTTTTGATAATGACGATACTGTTTCTTCAAAAGGGGAGGGAGCCTATTGGAAATATGAATCCCTCTTGAAAAGATTAGACTTCGAATTTTATTCAGCAGTCGGAGCCGCTGGAGAACTTTTTGCTGTAAGGACAGAATTATTTGCTGCGATGGAAGAAGATACCTTATTGGATGATTTTATGCTTTCAATGCGCATTGCATTAAAAGGTTACCGTATTGCATACACAGCGGACGCTTATGCTGTTGAATATGGTTCGCTGAATATGGAAGAGGAAGGAAAAAGGAAAAGACGTATTGCTGCTGGGGGATGGCAGTCTATAGGAAGATTACTGCCATTACTAAATGGCTTTAAATTTGGGAAGTTGAGCTTCCAATATATTTCACATCGTGTGTTGCGTTGGTCTGTTACACCTTTTGCGCTTTTTGCACTCTTCCCCTTAGCGGCAATTCTTGGATATCGGTGCTCATCACCTTTCAATGTGTTTTCTGTCATTTTTGTGTTTCAGTGTGTCTTTTATCTTTGTGCGGCTTTTGGCTATTTGATGCGAAATAATCCCAATAGTACAAAGTTGTTTTATATTCCATATTACTTTCTGTTTATGAATATCAATGTAATGCGCGGAATTTATTATTTATTTAGCAGAAGCTTTATTGGCGGATGGGAGAAATCTCAAAGAAAATAA